A single window of Acidimicrobiales bacterium DNA harbors:
- a CDS encoding MarR family transcriptional regulator, translated as MNSSEWSGPELVLAVVGAAKGLERIVDGNLSAIKGITLAEFRLLSAIAEAPAKRASRADIARAVGLSPSAVTRALRPLERLGITKTVKNERDARLALATLTPQGEELLSDAIGVLEDVLPSILERAPSVAGGKDEFRTMLNELAQL; from the coding sequence ATGAACTCTAGTGAGTGGAGCGGGCCCGAGCTGGTCTTGGCAGTAGTTGGTGCGGCCAAAGGCCTTGAGCGCATCGTTGACGGGAACCTCTCCGCGATCAAGGGGATCACCCTGGCTGAGTTCCGGCTCCTGTCAGCTATCGCCGAAGCCCCGGCCAAGCGGGCAAGCCGCGCGGACATTGCTCGAGCCGTTGGGCTCTCTCCATCGGCGGTCACTCGGGCTCTGCGACCGCTGGAGCGCCTAGGTATTACCAAGACCGTGAAGAACGAACGTGACGCCCGGCTCGCGCTCGCAACACTGACGCCCCAAGGCGAAGAGCTTCTATCCGACGCAATCGGCGTTCTCGAGGACGTCCTGCCATCGATTCTCGAACGAGCCCCATCAGTCGCCGGTGGCAAGGACGAGTTCCGGACGATGCTGAACGAACTCGCCCAACTCTGA
- a CDS encoding putative toxin-antitoxin system toxin component, PIN family: protein MGVGCDPNGPGVSDRAVLALGIRKLRGRLCPALIAEVEEVLTQRSRMRKWIALDVAEHFVETLRVLADVVPDPAEVEATTRDVDDDYLVALAREHGADYIVTGDKDLLEWPDQRPPVLSPAAFAELVEE from the coding sequence CTGGGTGTCGGCTGCGATCCGAACGGGCCTGGCGTATCGGATCGTGCAGTCCTGGCTCTCGGGATCCGCAAGCTTCGAGGTCGTCTCTGCCCGGCCCTGATCGCCGAGGTCGAAGAGGTCCTCACCCAGCGGTCGAGGATGCGCAAGTGGATCGCCCTCGACGTCGCCGAACACTTCGTCGAGACGCTCCGGGTTCTGGCCGACGTTGTGCCGGACCCGGCCGAGGTCGAGGCGACCACTCGTGACGTCGACGACGACTACCTCGTCGCCCTCGCTCGCGAGCACGGCGCCGACTACATCGTGACCGGCGACAAGGATCTGCTCGAGTGGCCCGACCAGCGCCCGCCGGTGCTTTCGCCGGCTGCGTTCGCCGAGCTGGTGGAGGAGTGA